A genomic region of Oleidesulfovibrio alaskensis DSM 16109 contains the following coding sequences:
- a CDS encoding PTS sugar transporter subunit IIA, giving the protein MKLGEYLDKDLIIHELSASTKTEVLAELVKPVIQKYPELDQNTVVRILQDRENLGTTGIGDGIAIPHGKVEGLDHIVLVVGRSSEGLDFEALDYKLCNVFFLVLAPEQVAGMHLRILAQISRLLKDKEFRAEFAQADSEDTLWELLQKA; this is encoded by the coding sequence ATGAAACTGGGTGAATACCTGGATAAAGACCTCATAATTCATGAGCTTTCCGCCAGCACCAAAACTGAGGTGCTGGCGGAACTTGTGAAACCGGTCATCCAAAAATATCCGGAACTGGATCAGAATACCGTGGTCCGCATTCTGCAGGACCGTGAAAATCTGGGAACAACCGGCATCGGTGACGGCATAGCCATACCGCACGGCAAGGTGGAGGGGCTTGACCACATCGTGCTGGTGGTCGGTCGCAGTTCTGAAGGGCTTGATTTTGAAGCGCTTGATTACAAGCTGTGTAACGTATTCTTTCTTGTTCTTGCTCCAGAACAGGTGGCCGGCATGCATCTGCGCATTCTCGCACAGATTTCGCGTCTGCTGAAAGACAAAGAATTCAGAGCTGAATTTGCTCAGGCAGATTCGGAAGATACCTTGTGGGAGCTTTTGCAGAAGGCGTAA
- a CDS encoding phosphoribosylformylglycinamidine synthase subunit PurQ — protein sequence MTKVNTLVITGYGTNCEVECAHAARIAGADAVEIAHFSDLETGRIRLEDFNFLIFPGGFLDGDDLGAAQAAAQRWRHAQTKDGTPLLDQLKNFFDRGGLIMGICNGFQLLVKLGLLPALDSMYFERQVSLSHNDSARYEDRWCHLKVNTHSPCVFTHGLTSLYIPVRHGEGKLIPENEETLKRLVAENLVVFQYAHPETMEVTQEYPWNPNGSPLGIAGLTDPTGRVLGLMPHPEAFNHVTNHPGWTRGESDPLGTVLFENAVAYLKKQ from the coding sequence ATGACCAAGGTGAATACGCTGGTTATAACCGGCTACGGGACTAACTGCGAAGTTGAATGCGCGCACGCTGCGCGTATTGCAGGAGCCGATGCCGTTGAAATAGCCCATTTTTCCGATCTTGAAACCGGCAGAATCCGCCTTGAGGATTTTAATTTTCTTATTTTCCCCGGCGGCTTTCTTGATGGTGACGATCTGGGAGCGGCTCAGGCAGCAGCGCAACGCTGGAGACACGCCCAGACCAAGGACGGCACCCCACTGCTGGACCAGCTGAAAAATTTCTTTGACCGCGGCGGGCTGATCATGGGCATCTGCAACGGCTTCCAGTTGCTTGTCAAACTGGGACTGCTGCCCGCTCTCGATTCAATGTATTTCGAACGGCAGGTTTCGCTCAGTCACAACGATTCAGCGCGGTATGAAGACCGCTGGTGCCACCTGAAAGTGAATACGCACAGTCCCTGTGTATTCACGCACGGCCTTACTTCGCTGTATATTCCCGTGCGCCACGGCGAAGGCAAGTTGATTCCCGAAAATGAAGAAACGTTGAAACGACTGGTGGCGGAAAACCTTGTTGTCTTTCAGTACGCCCACCCCGAGACCATGGAAGTAACTCAGGAATACCCATGGAACCCCAACGGTTCCCCTCTCGGCATCGCGGGACTGACCGACCCCACCGGGCGTGTGCTGGGCCTGATGCCGCATCCGGAAGCATTCAACCATGTGACCAACCATCCCGGCTGGACCCGTGGCGAGAGTGACCCGCTGGGTACGGTTTTGTTCGAAAATGCCGTTGCCTACCTGAAAAAACAATAG
- the rpoN gene encoding RNA polymerase factor sigma-54 produces MALELRQQLKLAQQLVMTPQLQQAIKLLQLSRVELVETVQQELLENPFLEETQEERPVSQAEERAPRAEEADPFRQELVKNADWENYLGDFASTGKQAGGRDAEVPEEMTAFEARFSSSPTLEGHLSWQLRLSSATEKQLDIAEVIIGNLSPAGYLQATVENVAEMAGAGTAEVEETLHLLQRLDPVGIAARTPQECLLVQVEVLGYDRDPVLVELIRDHLEDLEKRRYKPLLRKYRLGMDDLKEYLDLIQTLDPMPGSRFGNEQPAYVSPDVYVYKSEDDFIILLNEDGLPHLQLSEFYKEGVKGSTDKEKDYVQEKMRSASWLIKSLYQRQRTLYKVVESIIKYQRGFFEEGVSRLRPLILKDIADDIGMHESTVSRITTNKYVATPHGIVELKYFFNSALALNDGTEVGSESVKALIKNLISEENPKEPLSDEKIGEILKEKLQVNIARRTVAKYRTAMGIPSSSKRKAVF; encoded by the coding sequence ATGGCTTTAGAGTTACGACAGCAGCTTAAACTCGCTCAGCAGCTTGTGATGACGCCCCAGCTTCAGCAGGCGATCAAACTGTTGCAGCTTTCACGCGTCGAGCTCGTTGAAACCGTTCAGCAGGAACTGCTGGAAAACCCGTTTCTTGAAGAAACACAGGAAGAGCGCCCAGTCTCTCAGGCTGAAGAGAGAGCCCCGAGAGCAGAAGAAGCCGACCCTTTCCGTCAGGAATTGGTAAAGAATGCCGACTGGGAAAACTATCTTGGCGATTTTGCCAGTACCGGCAAACAGGCAGGCGGACGCGACGCGGAAGTGCCGGAAGAGATGACCGCCTTTGAGGCTCGTTTTTCATCCAGCCCCACGCTGGAAGGGCATCTCAGCTGGCAGCTGCGCTTGTCTTCCGCCACGGAAAAACAGCTGGACATAGCAGAGGTCATAATCGGCAACCTTTCGCCTGCGGGCTATCTGCAGGCGACGGTGGAAAACGTGGCGGAAATGGCCGGTGCCGGTACGGCAGAGGTGGAAGAAACGCTGCACCTGCTGCAGCGGCTTGATCCCGTGGGCATAGCGGCGCGTACTCCGCAGGAATGCCTTCTGGTTCAGGTCGAAGTGCTTGGATACGACCGCGACCCTGTGCTTGTCGAGCTGATCCGCGATCATCTGGAAGACCTGGAAAAACGACGGTACAAGCCTCTTCTCAGAAAATATCGTCTGGGAATGGACGACCTTAAAGAATATCTTGACCTTATCCAGACTCTTGACCCCATGCCGGGCTCCCGTTTCGGTAACGAACAGCCCGCGTATGTCAGCCCCGATGTCTACGTGTATAAAAGCGAGGATGATTTTATCATCCTGCTGAACGAAGACGGCCTGCCACATCTCCAGCTGAGTGAATTTTATAAAGAAGGCGTCAAGGGCTCCACTGATAAAGAAAAGGACTACGTGCAGGAAAAAATGCGCTCCGCCTCGTGGCTTATAAAAAGCCTTTATCAACGGCAGCGAACCCTGTACAAAGTAGTTGAGAGCATTATTAAATATCAGAGGGGTTTTTTCGAGGAAGGCGTATCCCGGCTTCGCCCGCTTATTCTCAAGGATATAGCGGACGATATAGGAATGCACGAATCAACCGTCAGCCGTATTACAACAAATAAGTATGTGGCTACCCCCCATGGTATTGTGGAGCTTAAGTATTTCTTTAACAGTGCACTGGCGTTAAATGACGGAACAGAGGTAGGTTCTGAAAGTGTGAAAGCGCTGATAAAGAACCTGATTTCTGAAGAAAATCCTAAAGAACCGCTCAGTGACGAAAAGATCGGAGAAATTCTTAAAGAAAAGTTGCAAGTCAATATTGCTCGAAGAACCGTGGCGAAGTATCGTACAGCTATGGGAATCCCTTCTTCTTCGAAACGAAAAGCTGTATTTTAG
- the rapZ gene encoding RNase adapter RapZ translates to MKKSESLPVLIVTGLSGAGKSTVLNVFEDLRFFTIDGLPVGVVADLLEHLARDAMGRYRGVVLGMDLRQFDFLDEFEGALMRLEKMGVSPRIIYLEADSDTLVRRFATTRRPHPLEGGDLGLEAAVEHERNLLAPVRERADLILDTSEFSIHDLRRIVQKKWSSLGGSLRSLRVNLITFGFKYGVPSDADMVFDLRFLPNPYFDAKLKALSGKDPEIQQFVLGCEQGKTFFKRFLDFLLFLLPQYEAEGRYRITLAIGCTGGRHRSVSTAEALRDALKKSDYAVSLEHRHIDLG, encoded by the coding sequence GTGAAAAAGAGTGAAAGTCTGCCGGTTCTTATAGTCACAGGACTTTCCGGCGCGGGCAAAAGCACGGTGCTCAATGTATTCGAGGACTTGCGCTTTTTTACCATAGACGGGCTGCCGGTGGGGGTAGTGGCCGACCTGTTGGAACATCTTGCACGTGATGCCATGGGGCGCTACCGCGGCGTGGTGCTGGGCATGGACCTGCGCCAGTTCGATTTTCTGGATGAATTCGAAGGCGCGCTTATGCGGCTGGAAAAGATGGGGGTTTCTCCCCGCATCATCTATCTGGAAGCCGACAGTGATACTCTGGTACGGCGTTTTGCCACCACACGCAGACCTCATCCTCTGGAAGGCGGCGACCTGGGGCTGGAGGCCGCCGTTGAACATGAACGGAATCTGCTGGCTCCGGTGCGTGAACGTGCAGACCTTATTCTCGATACCTCAGAATTCTCCATTCACGACCTGCGGCGCATTGTGCAAAAAAAATGGAGTTCGCTTGGAGGCAGCTTGAGAAGTCTGCGCGTCAACCTGATTACCTTCGGGTTCAAATACGGTGTCCCTTCCGACGCCGACATGGTTTTCGACCTGCGCTTTCTGCCCAATCCGTACTTCGACGCAAAATTAAAGGCGCTTTCAGGTAAAGACCCTGAAATACAGCAGTTTGTTCTGGGTTGCGAGCAAGGCAAGACTTTCTTTAAACGTTTTTTAGACTTTCTTCTCTTCCTGCTTCCTCAGTATGAGGCGGAAGGCCGCTACCGGATAACGCTGGCCATCGGCTGTACCGGCGGCAGACACCGGTCTGTTTCCACAGCCGAAGCGTTGCGGGACGCTTTGAAAAAGTCCGATTATGCAGTATCCTTGGAACACCGGCATATCGATCT
- a CDS encoding LptA/OstA family protein produces the protein MNRISITGHMIMVLLACLVLQAAPATAAEDIPTSITSKTMTYDANAQLIIFEQDVYVQRGEFELWADSISVYLDKNASAAAKQNDAEGPAIDAGQINRLVAEGNVRMKQLTKSGECRKATYKVSEGLLVMEGDPVLRDEGNSIGGQEIRFYVNENRSEVLGAPGKPVNAVFSAPKRMKK, from the coding sequence ATGAACAGAATTAGCATAACAGGCCACATGATTATGGTGCTGCTTGCCTGTCTGGTTTTGCAGGCCGCCCCCGCCACCGCGGCAGAGGATATTCCCACCTCCATCACATCTAAGACCATGACTTATGACGCCAACGCCCAGCTGATCATTTTTGAACAGGATGTATACGTGCAGCGCGGTGAATTTGAACTGTGGGCGGACTCCATCTCCGTCTATCTGGACAAGAACGCCAGTGCCGCCGCGAAGCAAAACGACGCCGAAGGCCCTGCCATTGACGCCGGCCAGATCAACAGGCTGGTGGCCGAAGGTAACGTACGCATGAAGCAGCTGACGAAATCGGGAGAATGCCGCAAGGCCACCTACAAGGTTTCGGAAGGACTGCTTGTGATGGAAGGAGACCCCGTACTTCGCGACGAGGGCAACAGTATCGGCGGGCAGGAAATCAGGTTTTATGTGAACGAGAACAGAAGTGAAGTGTTGGGCGCGCCTGGTAAGCCCGTCAATGCGGTTTTTTCCGCCCCCAAAAGGATGAAGAAGTAA
- a CDS encoding KdsC family phosphatase, with amino-acid sequence MRVKELAANIRLLVLDVDGVLTDGGLYYFGDGRVAKRFNVQDGLGIKMAQSAGLVVAVITGLDSEAVAERVRGLGIEDYHAGFTHKLDVMQGLLEKYALKPEQAAFLGDDWVDLAPLNLVGLPMAVANAQPEVKAVAKYVTTATGGHGAVREAVRFILDAQNKLAPMLREWSS; translated from the coding sequence ATGCGTGTTAAAGAGCTGGCCGCCAACATCCGCCTGCTTGTTCTGGATGTGGACGGGGTGCTGACAGACGGCGGTCTGTACTATTTTGGTGACGGCAGGGTGGCCAAGCGCTTCAATGTGCAGGACGGGCTGGGAATCAAGATGGCTCAGTCCGCAGGGCTTGTCGTGGCCGTGATTACCGGTCTTGACTCTGAAGCCGTGGCCGAGCGTGTGCGCGGGCTGGGCATAGAGGACTACCATGCGGGCTTCACGCACAAGCTGGACGTCATGCAGGGATTGCTTGAAAAATATGCTCTCAAACCGGAGCAGGCCGCTTTTCTGGGCGATGACTGGGTGGATCTGGCCCCGCTCAATCTTGTGGGGCTGCCCATGGCAGTGGCCAACGCCCAGCCGGAGGTAAAGGCCGTGGCCAAATATGTCACCACCGCCACGGGAGGCCATGGCGCCGTGCGCGAAGCTGTACGTTTTATCCTTGATGCCCAGAACAAACTGGCTCCCATGCTCAGGGAGTGGTCTTCCTAG
- the lptC gene encoding LPS export ABC transporter periplasmic protein LptC encodes MSRRRMYWVAGMLILLTGLLLYAAMGARQVSEVRRSLTDAQPAVEGNVDLALSGVRLKQGEKGRELWTLEAEKAFYDQQGDTVRIKQPDIVYFLEKQNDNLSVKARWGEIKQSSQSMRLWDDVVLVQTDKMLKTSLLTYLGSSRELTMPEKVWFETGAMNGTMHDVLWLLDTNVIKARGSVDMVLYLEDGFSGLARGEKRHEQN; translated from the coding sequence ATGTCCCGCCGCAGAATGTACTGGGTCGCCGGTATGCTGATTCTGCTCACCGGCCTGCTGTTGTATGCGGCCATGGGGGCACGTCAGGTCAGTGAAGTGCGACGCTCTCTGACCGATGCCCAGCCTGCCGTGGAAGGTAATGTCGATCTGGCGCTGTCGGGTGTGCGCCTGAAGCAGGGCGAAAAAGGACGCGAACTGTGGACGCTGGAAGCTGAAAAAGCGTTTTATGACCAGCAGGGCGACACTGTACGCATCAAGCAGCCCGACATTGTCTATTTTCTTGAAAAACAAAACGACAACCTGAGTGTTAAAGCGCGCTGGGGCGAAATAAAGCAGAGCAGCCAGTCCATGCGTCTGTGGGACGATGTGGTTCTGGTGCAGACAGACAAAATGCTTAAAACATCTCTGCTGACCTACCTTGGCAGCTCCCGTGAACTGACCATGCCCGAAAAGGTATGGTTTGAAACCGGCGCCATGAACGGTACCATGCATGACGTGCTGTGGCTGCTGGACACTAACGTCATTAAAGCCCGCGGAAGCGTTGACATGGTTCTGTACCTTGAAGACGGCTTCAGCGGCTTAGCCCGAGGAGAAAAACGTCATGAACAGAATTAG
- the hpf gene encoding ribosome hibernation-promoting factor, HPF/YfiA family, whose amino-acid sequence MNIAFTFKNFEPSDHLKKYANRRFEKLGRFLNKSENLELQVLLSVDKFRHKAEVQCTGEGLNLSAVEQSEDMYATIDLVLDKLEAQVKKHAEKTKDRRRSSSDDSVRMDVFNYKDNDGVRERTIIETDEIDPKPMHIDEAAMQLEALDYEFLVFKNAQNNRVNVIYRRKDGDFGLIDPGF is encoded by the coding sequence ATGAACATCGCTTTCACTTTCAAGAACTTCGAGCCTTCCGATCACTTGAAAAAGTATGCCAACCGCCGTTTTGAAAAGCTCGGACGCTTTTTGAATAAGTCAGAAAACCTTGAGTTACAGGTTCTGTTGAGCGTTGATAAATTCCGGCACAAGGCGGAAGTACAATGCACGGGCGAGGGGTTGAATCTCTCTGCAGTGGAGCAGAGCGAGGATATGTATGCCACTATTGATCTTGTGCTGGATAAGCTGGAAGCACAGGTCAAGAAACACGCAGAAAAGACTAAGGATCGGCGCCGTTCCAGCAGTGATGACAGCGTGCGTATGGATGTGTTCAATTACAAAGACAATGACGGCGTGCGCGAGCGCACCATCATTGAAACTGATGAGATTGATCCCAAACCCATGCATATTGATGAAGCAGCCATGCAGCTTGAGGCGCTGGATTACGAGTTTCTCGTTTTCAAAAACGCGCAGAACAACCGCGTGAATGTCATCTACCGTCGCAAGGACGGAGACTTCGGGCTGATCGATCCGGGATTCTAA
- the kdsA gene encoding 3-deoxy-8-phosphooctulonate synthase — MTFSTTELYKTLCDGPFIIAGPCVLESYELALETARIVREAADRHAVTAIFKSSFDKANRTSASSFRGPGMTTGLEWLARIREETGLPVITDIHEPAQAAPVAAVADILQIPAFLCRQTALLQAAAATGSVVNVKKGQFVAPWDMGPVVEKLHAAGNRHVMLTERGASFGYNNLVVDFRSFSIMRSLNVPVIFDATHSVQLPGGQGSCSGGDRRHVPALARAAVAAGANGVFLECHPDPDKALCDGPNSWPAGRLSDLVGDLKSIWSIDYAC; from the coding sequence ATGACGTTTTCTACGACAGAACTCTATAAAACCCTGTGCGACGGCCCGTTTATCATTGCAGGCCCCTGCGTGCTCGAAAGCTACGAGCTGGCGCTTGAAACTGCCCGCATTGTGCGTGAGGCTGCGGACAGACATGCTGTCACAGCAATTTTTAAAAGCTCTTTTGACAAGGCCAACCGTACATCGGCCTCCAGCTTCCGCGGCCCCGGAATGACTACGGGGCTGGAGTGGCTGGCCCGCATCCGCGAAGAAACGGGCCTGCCTGTCATTACCGATATTCATGAACCTGCTCAGGCCGCACCTGTGGCAGCTGTGGCTGACATTTTGCAAATACCGGCATTTCTGTGCAGGCAGACAGCCCTGCTGCAGGCGGCTGCCGCCACCGGCAGTGTGGTCAATGTAAAGAAAGGCCAGTTTGTGGCGCCTTGGGATATGGGGCCAGTGGTGGAAAAACTGCATGCGGCAGGAAACCGTCACGTGATGCTTACCGAAAGAGGGGCAAGTTTCGGCTATAACAATCTTGTGGTCGATTTCCGCTCTTTTTCCATCATGCGCAGCCTGAATGTTCCTGTAATTTTCGATGCCACCCATTCCGTACAGCTTCCGGGCGGGCAGGGTTCCTGCTCCGGAGGGGACAGAAGGCATGTTCCTGCACTGGCCCGCGCAGCTGTGGCAGCAGGTGCAAACGGGGTTTTTCTGGAATGTCATCCCGACCCCGACAAGGCGCTGTGCGACGGCCCCAACAGCTGGCCCGCGGGGCGCCTGAGCGATCTTGTAGGAGATCTGAAGAGCATCTGGAGTATTGACTATGCGTGTTAA
- a CDS encoding MetS family NSS transporter small subunit translates to MSIEAIIMMIVGLGLTWGGACWCFVTAIRNNRHK, encoded by the coding sequence ATGAGCATTGAAGCAATAATCATGATGATTGTCGGCCTGGGGCTGACCTGGGGCGGGGCTTGCTGGTGCTTTGTCACAGCCATCCGCAATAACAGACATAAATAA
- a CDS encoding CTP synthase gives MKTKFIFITGGVLSSLGKGLAAASVGALLQARGLKVTIQKLDPYINVDPGTMNPFQHGEVYVTDDGAETDLDLGHYERYLGIPMNQRNNYTSGSIYHRVITKERRGDYLGGTVQVIPHITDEIKSVIMNLASDDLDVALVEIGGTVGDIEGQPFLEAIRQLRSDLGRDRCMYIHLTLVPYLAAAGEHKTKPTQHSVKELRSIGIQPDIILCRCEKAVTDDLKHKIALFCNVEKDAVFSAVDVKNIYEVPLSFYEEGFDQKIAIMLQLPAKNPDLSKWQELVDTCANPQGKVTIGIVGKYVDLKEAYKSLHEALIHGGVANKLAVELKYVNSELITDENVAESLAGLDGILVPGGFGSRGVEGKIRAIRYARENKVPFFGICLGMQCAVIEFARNVAGLPAANSEEFDEQTPDKVIYLMTEWFDFRSKQVERRDSGSEKGGTMRLGSYPCAVVKGTNAFTAYQAEKVDERHRHRFEFNNAYLDKLKEAGLVFSGLSPDGELVEMVEIKDHPWFLGCQFHPEFKSYPMTPHPLFREFIKAAGKQAVKSKR, from the coding sequence ATGAAAACCAAGTTTATCTTTATCACCGGCGGGGTGCTTTCGTCGCTGGGCAAAGGGCTGGCTGCCGCATCTGTGGGGGCACTGCTGCAGGCCCGGGGACTCAAGGTCACCATTCAGAAACTCGACCCCTACATCAACGTCGACCCCGGCACCATGAACCCGTTTCAGCACGGTGAAGTGTATGTGACCGACGACGGCGCGGAAACCGACCTTGATCTTGGCCATTACGAGCGCTACCTCGGCATTCCCATGAACCAGCGCAACAACTACACGTCCGGTTCCATCTACCACCGCGTGATCACAAAGGAACGCCGCGGCGACTATCTGGGGGGCACCGTTCAGGTTATTCCGCATATCACCGACGAAATCAAAAGCGTGATTATGAATCTGGCCAGCGACGACCTTGATGTGGCGCTGGTGGAAATAGGCGGAACCGTGGGTGACATCGAAGGACAGCCGTTCCTTGAAGCCATCCGGCAGCTTCGTTCCGATCTGGGCCGTGACCGCTGCATGTACATCCACCTGACGCTGGTACCGTATCTGGCCGCCGCCGGCGAACACAAAACCAAGCCTACCCAGCACAGCGTCAAAGAGCTTCGCAGCATAGGCATTCAGCCCGACATTATTCTGTGCCGTTGCGAAAAAGCCGTCACCGATGACCTCAAGCACAAGATTGCTCTGTTCTGCAACGTGGAAAAAGATGCTGTTTTTTCTGCTGTTGACGTGAAAAACATCTATGAAGTGCCGCTCAGCTTCTATGAGGAAGGCTTTGATCAGAAGATCGCCATCATGCTGCAGCTGCCGGCCAAAAATCCTGACCTGAGCAAATGGCAGGAGCTGGTGGACACATGCGCCAACCCGCAGGGCAAGGTGACCATCGGTATCGTGGGCAAGTATGTCGATCTTAAGGAAGCATACAAAAGCCTGCACGAAGCGCTTATTCACGGCGGTGTGGCCAACAAGCTGGCTGTGGAGCTCAAGTACGTCAATTCCGAGCTCATCACCGATGAAAATGTGGCGGAATCTCTGGCCGGTCTCGACGGCATTCTGGTTCCCGGCGGCTTCGGCAGCCGAGGCGTGGAAGGAAAAATCCGGGCCATCCGTTATGCCCGTGAGAACAAGGTGCCTTTCTTCGGCATATGTCTGGGTATGCAATGTGCGGTCATCGAATTTGCCCGCAATGTAGCCGGACTGCCCGCCGCCAACTCCGAAGAGTTTGACGAACAGACTCCCGACAAGGTGATCTACCTGATGACGGAATGGTTTGATTTCCGCAGCAAGCAGGTGGAGCGGCGTGATTCAGGCAGCGAAAAAGGCGGCACCATGCGTCTGGGATCGTACCCCTGCGCCGTGGTCAAGGGTACCAATGCCTTCACTGCCTATCAGGCTGAAAAAGTGGACGAACGCCACCGTCACCGTTTTGAATTCAACAACGCCTATCTTGACAAGCTCAAAGAGGCCGGGCTGGTATTCAGTGGTCTGTCACCCGATGGTGAACTTGTCGAAATGGTTGAAATCAAGGATCATCCCTGGTTCCTCGGCTGTCAGTTCCACCCTGAATTCAAGTCCTACCCCATGACACCGCATCCGCTTTTCCGCGAGTTTATAAAAGCCGCCGGAAAACAGGCTGTAAAAAGCAAGCGGTAA
- the lptB gene encoding LPS export ABC transporter ATP-binding protein, giving the protein MAVIQATGLRKQYGSREVVCGVSLNVKQGEIVGLLGPNGAGKTTTFYMLIGIVKPNAGEVQLDDLSISDWPLHERARIGLSYLPQESSVFKKLTVTQNLQMILEHVGLSKKAQQARAQELLEEFGITHIADSYAMHLSGGERRRLEIARALIRAPKFILLDEPFAGIDPLAVDDIQEIIKKLRDKGIGVLISDHNVRETLNICDRAYLVYEGRVILEGTPEAIVADPKARSVYLGEGFCL; this is encoded by the coding sequence ATGGCGGTCATTCAGGCTACAGGGTTGCGCAAGCAATACGGTTCGCGCGAAGTGGTCTGCGGCGTTTCCCTGAATGTGAAACAGGGGGAAATTGTCGGCCTGCTGGGCCCCAACGGCGCGGGCAAGACCACGACCTTTTATATGCTCATAGGCATTGTAAAGCCCAATGCCGGCGAGGTGCAGCTGGATGACCTGAGCATATCCGACTGGCCGCTGCATGAACGCGCCCGTATCGGTTTGAGCTATCTGCCTCAGGAAAGTTCTGTTTTTAAAAAACTCACTGTCACTCAGAATCTGCAGATGATTCTGGAACATGTGGGGTTGAGCAAAAAAGCTCAGCAGGCAAGAGCGCAGGAACTGCTTGAAGAGTTCGGCATCACCCACATCGCCGATTCATACGCCATGCACCTGTCCGGCGGTGAACGGCGGCGGCTGGAAATCGCCCGGGCCCTCATCCGCGCCCCGAAGTTCATCCTGCTTGATGAACCGTTTGCCGGCATTGATCCTCTGGCCGTGGATGATATTCAGGAAATCATCAAAAAACTGCGCGACAAAGGTATCGGGGTGTTGATCTCTGATCATAATGTACGTGAAACATTGAATATCTGCGACAGGGCTTATCTCGTTTACGAAGGAAGGGTCATTCTGGAAGGCACTCCGGAAGCCATTGTGGCCGATCCCAAGGCCCGCAGTGTCTATCTGGGAGAGGGCTTCTGCCTGTAA